Proteins from a genomic interval of Chanos chanos chromosome 3, fChaCha1.1, whole genome shotgun sequence:
- the LOC115807211 gene encoding apolipoprotein L1-like has translation MAHTILKNLNTEIEEFCELLSQYVWETLTSVEIVQEFCDRQPKWFLQREMELDMMRDIKERLDKIDLKFDHVQKAEDKAKAFGEYVWSGLTQVTADSRRQALEKELGAVLEQTLEGLKKLHLFLDAVEILAVTSLFVFTEDSFLPKGVSAASMRSVISAARLASPLLIHFKRDPAAFFSPFLSNVEVLAFHLDKYMHISQQLCERMEKRSEQVFKCDLTTNHIIFWKGKNGHPKLKINLEMSDEPVQKMLDHLKQLNHIRMDQDFRITFLFQEKALNFIGLFNLRYERMLKFLSELEESAEQLDKMKKGASISSVAGSSVGVAGGVLSIVGLALTPVTAGVSLALTLTGVGLGVTSGVNSVVTGITELAVNSRHGKNANAVFQKYMEDVQTLQDFLEQVANGEGPAVDSDLVNVVLGAGKVVARAGAVAKGVDSIVDAASAVKVLKSEQVIQSAAKMGLQEAKATRNIPNLAADLPDIGQLAKGTPLAMSKSARSGFIALNALFIGLDVLFICKDSVSLAKGSKSEVSELIRSRVALWCSELESWKKVNDSLCRGIWRFRKCQWILEEKFHP, from the exons ATGGCGCACACTATTCTGAAGAACCTGAACACAGAGAT AGAGGAATTCTGTGAGCTTTTGAGCCAGTATGTCTGGGAAACCCTCACCAGCGTTGAAATAGTTCAGGAATTCTGCGACAGGCAGCCAAAATGGTTCCTTCAGAGGGAGATGGAGCTGGACATGATGCGGGACATCAAGGAGCGGCTGGATAAAATTGATTTAAAGTTTGACCATGTGCAGAAGGCTGAGGATAAGGCCAAGGCTTTTGGGGAGTATGTGTGGAGTGGACTGACTCAGGTAACAGCAGACTCCAGGCGTCAGGCCCTGGAAAAGGAGCTGGGAGCTGTCCTGGAGCAAACTCTGGAGGGGCTGAAGAAACTCCACCTCTTTCTGGATGCGGTGGAGATCCtagcagtgacatcactgtttgtgtttactgaagaTAGTTTCCTGCCAAAGGGGGTGAGTGCTGCTAGCATGCGATCAGTGATCTCAGCAGCCCGACTGGCCTCTCCACTCCTCATCCACTTTAAGAGAGACCCAGCTGCCTTCTTTTCACCTTTCCTCAGTAATGTGGAGGTCCTGGCCTTTCACCTGgacaaatacatgcacatcTCACAACAGCTTTgtgagagaatggagaaaaggTCAGAGCAAGTATTTAAATGTGATCTGACAACCA ACCATATTATATTCTGGAA AGGGAAGAATGGTCATCCTAAACTGAAAATCAATTTGGAAATGAGTGATGAACCTGTTCAGAAAATGCTAGACCATTTGAAACAACTGAACCACATCAG AATGGACCAGGACTTCCGGATAACCTTCTTGTTTCAGGAGAAGGCTCTGAACTTCATTGGCCTGTTTAACCTGCGCTATGAGAGAATGCTGAAGTTCTTATCCGAACTTGAGGAAAGTGCTGAGCAGTTGGACAAGATGAAGAAAGGGGCCAGCATCTCCAGCGTAGCAGGAAGTTCAGTTGGTGTTGCAGGTGGAGTCCTGTCCATTGTTGGTTTAGCACTTACCCCTGTCACTGCAGGGGTATCTTTAGCCCTTACTCTAACAGGTGTTGGCTTAGGGGTTACGAGTGGTGTCAACAGTGTCGTCACTGGCATCACTGAGCTGGCAGTTAACAGTCGACATGGGAAAAATGCCAATGCCGTCTTCCAGAAATACATGGAAGATGTTCAGACGCTTCAGGACTTTCTGGAGCAGGTGGCCAACGGTGAAGGTCCTGCAGTGGACTCAGATCTGGTTAATGTTGTGTTGGGAGCAGGGAAAGTTGTTGCTAGAGCAGGGGCAGTGGCCAAAGGTGTCGATAGCATAGTGGATGCTGCCTCAGCAGTCAAAGTTCTCAAATCTGAGCAAGTTATTCAGAGTGCAGCTAAAATGGGGCTCCAGGAGGCTAAAGCAACAAGAAACATCCCCAATTTGGCGGCCGACCTGCCTGATATTGGACAACTAGCTAAAGGGACTCCTCTTGCCATGTCCAAATCAGCCAGATCTGGTTTCATCGCACTCAATGCCCTCTTCATTGGTCTTGACGTCCTTTTTATCTGCAAAGATAGCGTCAGCCTAGCAAAAGGAAGTAAGAGCGAGGTTTCTGAGCTCATTCGTTCCAGGGTGGCGCTGTGGTGCTCTGAGCTCGAATCTTGGAAGAAAGTCAATGACTCTCTGTGCAGAGGGATATGGAGGTTCAGGAAGTGCCAGTGGATCCTCGAGGAGAAATTTCATCCATAG